Genomic segment of Candidatus Methylomirabilota bacterium:
TCCCAGCTGTGGCGGGACACCGTGAACCGTGTGGCCAAGGACTATCCCCAGGTGGAAGTGGAGCACGTGCTCGTCGACAACTGCGCGATGGCCCTGATCCACAAGCCGACCCACTTCGACACGCTGGTCACCGAGAACACCTTCGGCGACATCCTCTCCGACGAGGCGGCCATCCTCGCCGGCTCGATGGGCATGCTGCCTTCGGCGAGCCTGGGCGGCAAGGTGGGACTCTACGAGCCCGTTCACGGGACCGCGCCCGATATCGCGGGGAAGGGGATCGCCAATCCGATCGCCGCGATCCTATCCGCGGCCATGCTGCTCCGCTACTCGCTGAACCGCGGGAGCGACGCCGACCGCGTCGAGGCGGCGGTGCTGCGCGTGCTCGAGCAGGGCCATCGCACCGCCGACATCCGCGGGATGGCCGACAAGGCGGTGGGCACCCAGCAGATGGGCGACCTCATCTGCCGGCAGATCGAGCGGAGCTACTAGATGGCCGCCGGCATCACCGTCGCGGTGGTGGGGGTGACGGGAGCGGTGGGCCAGACCACGCTGCGCGTCCTCGAGGAGCGGAAGTTCCCCGTGCGCGACCTGCGCGTGTTCGCCTCGGAGCGCTCGGTGGGCAAGACGGTGACCTTCGCGGGCGAGAGCCTCCGCGTGGAAAAGGCGGGACCCGAGTGCTTCAAGGGCGTGCAGATCGCCCTCTTCTCCGCGGGATCCGCCCAGTCGAAGGAGCTCGCGCCGCTCGCGGTGAAGGCGGGGGCGATGGTGGTGGACAAGTCCAGCGCCTTTCGCATGGACCCCGCGGTGCCGCTGGTCGTGCCCGAGATCAACGCGCACGCGGTGGCGGGGCACAAGGGCATCGTCGCCTGCCCGAACTGCACGAG
This window contains:
- a CDS encoding isocitrate/isopropylmalate family dehydrogenase, coding for SQLWRDTVNRVAKDYPQVEVEHVLVDNCAMALIHKPTHFDTLVTENTFGDILSDEAAILAGSMGMLPSASLGGKVGLYEPVHGTAPDIAGKGIANPIAAILSAAMLLRYSLNRGSDADRVEAAVLRVLEQGHRTADIRGMADKAVGTQQMGDLICRQIERSY